From Gottschalkiaceae bacterium SANA:
GTACCCAATTCTTTTGAAATCGCAGTATTTGATGAAAGTGGCAGTATACATGCAGCCGCAGTGATCCGTCCCTCCTCAATCACAACCGCACCATCATGAAGCGGTGTGTTGGGGATAAAAATATTAATCAAGAGTTCACTGGTCACAAGGGAGTCTAGTTTCGTTCCCGTATCAATCACTTCATTTAGACCGGTTCTTCCCTTTATTACGATCAGTCCGCCAATTCGCTGCCGCGATAAAGAAACCGTCGCTTCTGCAATCGCTGTAACCAAGGAATCCAAGGACTGCATACCTCCACGGTCTACCGTGAATAATTTTTTCGAAAATAAATTGTTTCTTCCGATATATTCCAAGGCCCGGCGTAGTTCCGGTTGGAATACCACGATAATAAAAACAAAAAATACTGTCATAGCCCGTTCCAAAAGCCAATTCAACATATAAAGCCGCGCAAGGCTTGATAGTGGAACCAAAGCCAAAATGACAGCAATTCCTTTAAATAGTTGCAAAGCCCTCGTTCCTTCTAACAACATCAAGGCTTTATAAATAATGAACGCAACGATTGCGATGTCGATCACATCGGTTATGCTGATATTCATAAAAATTTGTATATAATCCATCGTCATCCCACCTTGTTTTTCTGTTTATATTGTACCATATTGCAAGGCTCTTTGAATTACACGTTCATTACGATTTCTGACAATTTTTGTGAATTCTGTTTTCCCGGCACCTGTTCCTTGGTTCGTTCCCAAGATTGCTTGGTCTCCATGTCCTCGGGCGATGCGGGAACGATCCGATGGGACCACTCCTCACCGGTCCATTTTCTCTCCACGTGAGTCG
This genomic window contains:
- the cdaA gene encoding diadenylate cyclase CdaA; the encoded protein is MDYIQIFMNISITDVIDIAIVAFIIYKALMLLEGTRALQLFKGIAVILALVPLSSLARLYMLNWLLERAMTVFFVFIIVVFQPELRRALEYIGRNNLFSKKLFTVDRGGMQSLDSLVTAIAEATVSLSRQRIGGLIVIKGRTGLNEVIDTGTKLDSLVTSELLINIFIPNTPLHDGAVVIEEGRITAAACILPLSSNTAISKELGTRHRSALGISENSDAMTIVISEETGAISMTKEGRMTRYLDLDQLKSRVTAFLKEEGVYGSGESVDFFSKVNQWRKQHERRNE